Genomic segment of Cytobacillus suaedae:
TAAACACAACAAAACTAAATTTCAATGCAAACCACACTGCTCCCGGAATGAAATCTAGGAACATAACAGGGTGCCATCCACCTAGGAATAGGACTGTTGTTAATGCAGCCATTGCAAAAAGATATACATATTCAGCTAGCATGAAAAATGCCCAACGGAATCCAGAGTATTCAACGTGGAAACCAGCTACTAGCTCTGATTCTGCTTCTGGTAAGTCAAATGGTGTACGATTTAACTCAGCAATAGATGCGATAAAGAATACTAAGAATCCTACTGGCTGTAAGAAAATATACCAAACATTTGCTTGTGCTTCGACGATATCAACTAAGTTTAAGCTTCCAGTGAATAAAATAACACCAATTACTGACATAACTAAAGGGATTTCATAAGAAATCATTTGGGCAGCCGCACGCATACCACCCATTAGTGCATACTTGTTATTTGATGCCCAACCACCAGTTACGATACCAACCGTTGTAAGACCTGATACAGCAATATAATAAAGGAGACCTACCCCAATATTTGCAAACTGTAATTTATCCGTAAAAGGAATCGTTGCCAAAACCATGAATGCAGGTGCAAAGGCAATAATAGGAGCAAGAATAAACAATGGACGATCCGCAAGCTTAGGAATTGTATCTTCCTTTAAAAGAAGCTTTAAAACGTCAGCAATTGTTTGTAATAGTCCCCAACTTCCACCTGTTTGGTTAGGACCAATACGCCCCTGCATAAAACCCATGACTTTACGCTCAGCAAGGATACCGTACGTAACGAAACCAAGAACAACCATTAGTAGTGCTGTTGCCAGCCCAAAGAAAATTCCAAAATTGAGCCAACTCGGAGGTGAATTTAGTAGATTCTCGATCATTATCCATCAACCTCCCCAAGTACAATATCAATTGCACCTAAGATAGTAATTAAGTTTGCCATATTTTCACCCTCAAGAAGCTTAGGGAGAATTTGTAGATTATAGAAAGATGGACGACGGAATTTTAAGCGATACGGTTCTTTTTTACCATCACTCGCAATGTAACAACCGATTTCACCACGTGGTGATTCGATTCGAACAAATGCTTCACCCTTAGGTGCTTTAATGATTTTTGGAACCTTAGCCATAATCTCGCCTTCTGCTGGGAATTGCTCGACAGCTTGCTCGATAATTTTCAATGACTCTACAATCTCAGCCATACGAATCTCATAACGTGCCCAAGCATCTCCACCATCACGTACAGGAACATCAAAATCAAAACGATCATAGATTGAATATGGCTCATCTTTACGAAGATCCCATTTCACACCTGTACAACGAAGATTTGCTCCACTTAATGAATAAGCAATCGCATCTTCTTTTGTATACTTACCAACACCTTTAACACGGTTAAGGAAAATCTCGTTTCCTGTTACAAGGTTATGGTAGCCTTCTAACTCTTTACGCATATAAGGTACGAAGTCACGAACCTTTTCAATCCAACCTTCTGGCGCATCCCATTTTACTCCACCAACACGCATGTAGTTGAAAGTTAAACGTGCTCCTGAAAGTTCATTTAATAGGTTAATAATCATCTCACGTTCCCTAAACGCATAAAGAAACGGACTTACTGCCCCAATATCAAGCAAGTATGTTCCCCACCAAACTAAGTGACTAGCCACTCTTCCTAATTCCATAGCAAGAACACGTAAATACTCTGCACGCTCAGGAACTTCAATATCCATCATTGTTTCAACTGCATGGCAAAGAACATAGTTATTTGTCA
This window contains:
- the nuoH gene encoding NADH-quinone oxidoreductase subunit NuoH translates to MIENLLNSPPSWLNFGIFFGLATALLMVVLGFVTYGILAERKVMGFMQGRIGPNQTGGSWGLLQTIADVLKLLLKEDTIPKLADRPLFILAPIIAFAPAFMVLATIPFTDKLQFANIGVGLLYYIAVSGLTTVGIVTGGWASNNKYALMGGMRAAAQMISYEIPLVMSVIGVILFTGSLNLVDIVEAQANVWYIFLQPVGFLVFFIASIAELNRTPFDLPEAESELVAGFHVEYSGFRWAFFMLAEYVYLFAMAALTTVLFLGGWHPVMFLDFIPGAVWFALKFSFVVFILMWIRYTFPRMRADQLMEFGWKVLLPVALANIFISALIKEFFF
- a CDS encoding NADH-quinone oxidoreductase subunit D, which produces MIRTEEMLLNVGPQHPSTHGVFRLVVKIDGETITEATPVIGYLHRGTEKLAENLQYTQIIPYTDRLDYLSAMTNNYVLCHAVETMMDIEVPERAEYLRVLAMELGRVASHLVWWGTYLLDIGAVSPFLYAFREREMIINLLNELSGARLTFNYMRVGGVKWDAPEGWIEKVRDFVPYMRKELEGYHNLVTGNEIFLNRVKGVGKYTKEDAIAYSLSGANLRCTGVKWDLRKDEPYSIYDRFDFDVPVRDGGDAWARYEIRMAEIVESLKIIEQAVEQFPAEGEIMAKVPKIIKAPKGEAFVRIESPRGEIGCYIASDGKKEPYRLKFRRPSFYNLQILPKLLEGENMANLITILGAIDIVLGEVDG